AAAAAGGGCAGAGATTGACCCCAAGAAAATTGGTGCAGTCTATGTTGGTTCTGAATCGCACCCTTATGCAGTAAAGCCATCTGCTACTGTCGTTGCTGAAGTTCTCGGAATCACACCTGAAGTTCATATTGCAAGTTTCGAATTCGCCTGTAAGGCAGGAACTGAGGCAATGTTTGTAGCATATAGTTTAGTAAAAGCAGGTTTAATGGAATACGCAATGGGTATCGGTGCTGATACATCGCAGGGTGCACCAGGAGATGCGCTTGAATTCTCTGCTTCAGCCGGTGGTTCTGCATTTATCTTCGGAAAAGAAAAGATTGTAGTAGAAGTTCTTGATACATATTCCTGGGCAACAGATACACCTGATTTTTGGCGCAGAGAATATCAATTTTATCCAAGGCACGGTGGAAGATTTACCGGTGACCCGGCATATTTTAAACATATCTATAATGCGGGCAAAGGAATTCTTGAAAAGACAGGCTATAAACCTTCAGATTTTAAATACGCTATATTCCATATGCCCAATGGTAAATTTCCAATGACGATTGGAAAAAGACTTGGATTCACCAAAGAGCAGATTGAACCAGGCTGGATTGTGCCCTTGATGGGTAACACCTATTCGGGTTCTTCTCCCACTGGATTTTCTGCAGTCCTTGATGTTGCTAAACCAGGCGATTTAATATTACTTGTTTCCTTTGGTTCTGGTGCGGGCAGTGATGCGTTTGTTTTTAAAGTTACTGAAAGGATAAATGAAGTTCGTGATAAGGCAGAGAAGGTAAGGGATATGCTTGAGAATAATAGAATATATCTCACTTATGGTGAGTATGCAAAACACAGACATAAAATTATCATGGCTGAACACTGATGGCACTGAAATGAAAGATACTGAGGATACAGAAATAAATCACACTGAAGACACTGAAATTAGAAGATTAAACGGAATAGGCAAGATTGAGTACAGTGAGTATCCATTCTCCGAGTTGACACACAAAATAATAAGTTGTGCGATTGAAGTACATAAATCTTTGGGACCTGGTTTTGTGGAATCGGCCTACGAAAATGCACTAGTATTTCAACTAACTAAAAACGGCTTAAAATACGAAAGGCAAAAGCAAATAGATATTTTTTACGATAATTGTAAAATTGGGAGACACAGATTAGATCTGGTGGTTGAAGAAAAGATAATAGTTGAGTTAAAAGTTGTAAAAAATTTCTGTACTGATGATACAAAGAGAATGCTTAGTTACCTTAAAGCGGCGGGCTTAAAAGTAGGGTTGCTGATTAATTTTGCTAAAGCAAAAATTGAAATCAAAAGGCTGATATTATGATTTACCATATTTCACCGTTTCAGCGTTTTCAGTGTTATTATCTTCACTGTTTCAGTGTTCTAAAATTCAGTGTTTCAGTGTTAAAGGAGGTAATATGAGAGAAGTTGCAGTTATTGGAATTGGAATGACCAAATTTGGTGAATTATGGACAAAATCCTTAAGGGATATTTTTGTTGAAGCTGCATTAAAGGCAGTTGATGATGCAAATGTTGACCATATTGATGCAATGTATGTGGGTTCAATGACCCCGGGATTGTTTGTCGGTCAAGAACATATCGGTGCATTAATGGCAGATTACCTCGGTATCGCACCAATACCAGCACTGCGGGTCGAATCTGCCTGTGCCTCTGGTGGATTTGCCTTAAGACAGGCATTTATTGATGTGGCATCAGGAATGAATGACATTGTACTTGCTGGTGGTGTAGAAAAGATGACCGATGGGGCAGATGTGACCTATGCGTTATCTACTGCTGCAGACCAGGAATATGAATGTTATCACGGTATTACCTTTCCCGGGCTTTATGCAATGATTGCCAATTTATATTTCCAACGATACGGTGCCACGCGCAGACATCTGGCAATGGTGGCAGTGAAAAACCACAAAAACGGTTCCCTAAATCCCAATGCTCAATTTCAGAGTGAAATTACAATAGATGATGTTTTAAATGCAACAATGGTGGCAGACCCGATAACAGTGATGGATAGTTCGCCGGTTTCTGATGGTGCTGCCTGTGTAATTGTAACGACGATTGATATTGCCAAGAAACTTGGAAAACCTATGATCAAAATTATTGGTTCTGGTGCGGCAACTGATACAATCGCCTTGCATCAAAGAAAGGATATTTTAAGCCTTGATGCAGTAAGGGTTGCTGGAGAACGCGCATATAAAATGGCAGGGATTAAACCTTCGGATATAAATTTCGCTGAAGTCCACGATTGCTTTACCATTGCTGAATTGTGCATAATGGAAGAACTTGGTTTCTGTGATAGGGGTAAGGCTTATCAACTTGTTGAAAAAGGTGAGACTGCGCTTGAAGGAAAGATTCCAATAAACCCATCCGGTGGTTTGAAATCAAAAGGACATCCAGTTGGTGCTACGGGTATTGCACAGGTGGTTGAAGTAGTTGAACAACTTCGAGGGACTGCTGGTAAACGTCAGGTCAAAAATGCCAAAATCGGGTTGACCCAGAATATGGGTGGCTCAGGAGCATCATCAGTAGTGCATATTTTCAAATCCGAGTGACTTGCTTTTAGATATGTGATCCATAAACTATCATGAATGAATTGATGGCAAGCACTAAATTCGAAATCCGAAATTCCAAACAATATCTAATTACCAAAATTCCAAATTCAAAACAGTTTGGTAAATTGGGATTTAGGAGTTGTTTCGGATTTCGATATTCGGATTTTCTAAAGTTTATCAGTGTGTATCCGTGTTATTATCCGCAATAGTCAGTGCATCGCCTGTCGGCGATGAAAGGAGGATAAATGCCTTCACCAAGATATACAAGAGAAATGCCACAAAGGTATCGGCTTGAAGCAAATAAGTGTAAAAAATGCGGAAAGATATTTTTCCCACCAAGACTTATTTGTTCAAATTGTAAGTCAAGAGAATTTGAAAAGATAAAATTATCAGAAGAGGGCAAAATTGTAACCTATACCACAATCCGCGTGGCACCTGATCAATTCAACACGCAGGTGCCATATAATGTAGCAATAATTGAATTAAAGGATGGTGTCAGATTGATGGCACAGGTTGTTGATTGTAAACCCGAAGATATGGGAATTGGTAAACCGGTAAAGTTGGTTTTCCGAAAGGTCCAGGAAGAAGGCGCTGCTGGAATAATATGCTATGGATATAAAGCAATACTTGGATAATCTCGAAATCCTAAGTCCGAAATTCTAAACAATGTTTAATGAATTAAATTCCAAATATGAATGTCGATACATTAGAATTTGGGATTTGTTTAGGATTTAGATATTAGGATTTAGAATTTAAAGGATAATATGTACAAAATAGAATCAAAAATAAACCCAAATTGTAGCGGTGCGATTTATCGCACAAAGGTAGGTATATGTACAAAATAGAATCCAAGATAAATCCCAATAGTGCGGAGTTTAAAGAAAACTATGAGGCAATGGAACAGGCAGTGAAAACATTAAAAGAGCGGCTCGAACTCGTGCGTAAAGGTGGACCTGATTATATGCACAAGAAACATAAAGAAAGGGGTAAACTCTTTGTGCGTGATAGACTGAAATTGCTTCTTGACTCGGATACTCCATTCTTAGAATTGAGTCCGCTCGCTGCCTGGGATATGTACGATAATGAGCATCCATCTGCTGCAATTATCACCGGTATCGGTGTTGTCCAGGGTCGCGAAGTAATGATCGTTGCACACGATGCTACAGTCAAAGGTGGCACTTATGTGCCCGAGACAATAAAAAAGCATATCCGTGCTCAGGAGATTGCAATTGATAATCGCCTGCCCTGCATATATCTCGTTGATTCAGGTGGAATATTCTTGCCTTTACAAGTAGGCACATTTCCTGATAGGTTTCATTTTGGTAGAATATTTTATAACCAGGCGATAATGTCTGCAATGAATATTCCTCAGATTTCAGTGGTAATGGGTTTTTGTACTGCAGGTGGAGCATATCAACCGGCGATGAGTGATGAAGTAGTTCATGTAAAAGGTACCGGAACGATTTATATTGGCGGTCCCCCTTTGGTGAAAGCTGCAACGGGGGAAGTGGTTACCGAAGAGGAACTCGGCGGTGCAGATGTCCATTGTCGGATTTCGGGTGTGAGTGACCATTATGCAGTAAATGATGAACAGGCGATAGAAATTACCCGTAATATCGTAGAAAACCTGGGCAGACAACCAAAATATCCACTGGAGCGTGCAGAACCCAAAGAACCCGCCTATGACCCGAAGGAATTATATGGTATAATTCCTAAGGATTTGCGCAAACCATTTGATATGCGTGAAGTGATTGCAAGAATTGTTGATGATAGCGAATTTCATGAATTTAAAGAATTATATGGTCCAACTCTGGTCTGTGGATTTGCACGGATAATGGGTTATCCAGTGGGAATATTGGCAAACAATGGTGTATTATTTTCTGAATCTTCACAAAAAGGTGCACATTTTATTGAACTCTGTTGTGTGCGGAAAATACCTTTAATATTTTTGCAGAATATTACTGGATTTATCGTTGGTAAAAGATATGAACATCAAGGAATTGCTAAGGATGGTGCAAAACTTGTCCATGCGGTAGCAAATGCCCAGGTGCCGAAATTCACCGTTATAATTGGTGGTTCTTATGGCGCGGGTAATTATGGTATGTGTGGTCGTGCTTATGAACCAAGATTGTTATTTATGTGGCCCACCGCAAAGATCTGTGTAATGGGTGGTGAACAGGCTGCAGATGTGCTCACTGATATCAAGGTAAAGGCACTGCAGAAAGAAGGGAAAAAACCAACACCCGAAGAGATTGAAGAAATCCGCAAACCAATCCTGGCAAAATATGAATACGAGTCAAGTGCCTATTATTCAACCGCACGGCTCTGGGATGACGGAATAATTGACCCACTTGATACCCGCACGGTGCTTGGACTGGGTATAGCAATGTCCCTTAATGCACCAATACCTGAACATAAATTTGGGGTGTTCAGAATGTAATCCGCCAGAGGCGGATTTAGATTCAAACAGATTAAGGTGGATGCAAACGGATGTCTTACTTCATAAAGAGCTAACGTATAAGATTATTGGTATTCTATTCAAAGTTCATAAAAACCTTGGTTGTGGTTTTACTGAAAAGATTTATCAGCGAGCAATAGAGTTAGAATTAAAAAAAGAGAAACTTTCTTACGAAATTGAAAAAGAAATTCAGATAAAATATGATGGTCAAGTAGTAGGAAAGCATCGTTTAGATTTGGTGGTTGAAAATAAAGTAATAATTGAATTGAAATCTGTAGAACGTTTGCCTAAGGTGTTCCGTGAACAACTGATTTCCCAACTTAAAGCATCACCTTACGAAGTGGGCTTATTGGTCAATTTTGGAACTCCTAAGCTGGAGTATATTCGTATAGTAAGGAGCAAGGATCGTTCTAAATCCGTCTGAATCCGCTCTAATCCGTCTGAATCTTTTTTAAACTGGAGGTCTAATGAATAAAATAACCTTCAAAGACATTGATAAGAAACTCAAAGAGGCATGGCAGCCTCAGGATGTAGTATATGTAAATGAGACTGCTTTGCGAATTGCAAAAATAGATGGTATCTACAAATGGCATACCCATATGAATGAAGATGAATTTTTTTATGTATTAAAGGGTAAAATCTTCATTGATATGGAGAATGAGTCTATAGAGTTAAAAGAAGGCGAAGGTTTTTTAGTTAAGCGCGGGACCAGGCATCGCTCCCGCAGTGAAAAACCTGCTTATGTTTTACTTGTAGAACCAATCAAAACCAAGACCAAAGGCGAAGAATAAAATTCCTTATATTATGTAGGAACGGTTTCAAACTGCGGTCGTCCGGTCTTTGGAGTTAATTCGTAAGAATTTTATGTTAAAGCAAAAAAAATAATTTTAATGGGGTAAGGCTTAATAACCCCCTGATTAAATCAAGGGAATGGAATGTGCCATTTATGATACATAAAAATGCTATGAAATTTAATAAGATTATCCTCTCCCTTGATGGGAGGGGATTAAGGTGAGGGTGAAAGAAGGTGTTATGACTACACGACAAGAAATAATTATTGGTGAAAACGAAGTTGTTACAATATACAAATATAAAATTGCTCTCGCAAAAGTATGGCAAGATGCAAGCGAGGGAGTAAAAAAGGCATGGATTTCGGTAGCAGAAAAGGGCGTTGAAGGAAGCAGTCAGGATTTAGAATTACAGGAAGGCGAAAAAATTGAACTTGGTGATATGAGGCTAATTGTAGATAAAATCAATCTATTTTCTGAATGCTCTAAATGTATAATTTTGAAAATGATTGAGAAGGAGTAGAATTATGAAACAGATAATCATTGAAAGTGAAAGCATCGGGAAAATTAGAGTTGAGATAACCGAAGAAAACCCAAAGACGGCAGAAAAATTTTTGAAGATTCTACCCATTGAAGCGAAGGCAAATCTCTGGGGTGAGGAAATCTATTTTAAAATTCCGATAGATAAAATTGAACCCGAAAACCCACGGCAGGTTGTAAAAGAAGGTGAAATAGCAATCTGGATTGAAGAGCCATCGCTATGCATATTTTTTGGCAAGACACCGGTAAGTAACGATAAAGAGATAAGGGCTTATAGTGATGTGAATGTAATTGGCAGAGTAAAAGGAGACTGTAAAGTATTTAGAGAGGTGAAAAATGGAGATGAGATAAAAGTCTACGTTTCTGAAGATTGAACTAATTGCCTGTCCAAGGTTAATTAATAATGTTACCTTGACCGCCTGAATTTCGTCTTATAGACAAAGGAGGTTACAATGCAACACTGGATTTCTTTCCTTGTGCCAATAGTCGCAATAATAATGGGATGTTTGATAGCAATTATTTCGATAATTTCAAGCTCGCTTGTGAAAAGAAAATATTACGAATCGGTAACCAAGGCGATTGAATCAGGAAAGAGTGTACAGGAGATAAAAGAACTGCTTGGTGAGGGTCCTGAGAAAAAATGGAATTATCAACAACTGGAAACCGAAAGTCAAAGATTGGGAAGGTATTTAAAAAATGGCATCGTAGTATTAGGGGTGGGACTTGGAAGTATCTTATTTGGATATATTCAATCATCACGAGTGCTAATTGGTGCGGGAGTGTTTATAGGCGTAGTCGGCGTTTGTTTTATCTTACTCCATTTCATTTTACCTGAGAAATAGGTATTATAACAGCTACTCGTGCCTTGCGGTATTATTGAACTTGTAATTAGAAGCAGAAATGGTGATGAAAAGGCAATGGCGGAACTCGTTACGGAATATAAACAACTTATCTTTACTATTGCCTATCGGCTCCTTGGCGATTATGACATAAGTATGGATATTTGCCAGGAAACATTCATAAGGGCTTTTCAAAACTTAGCTAAGCTAAAAAATCCGGAGAAGTTTAAGACCTATCTTTGCCGTATTACCCGGAATCTTGCTTATGACCATTTAAAAAAGAGAAAAATGATTAATCAAAGTTCCACCCAAGATTATGACCCAATTGAACTTACCAGCACTAAAGACTCCACAGCCGAAATTAGGAAAAGGGTAATCATCCAGAATGCCCTTGAAAAGTTACATCCACGCGACCGACTCCTTTTGACCCTGTTCTATTATCAAAATTTTGATATAAAAGAAATATCTGAAATTGTTGGAATAAGTCCCGAAAATGTGAAGGTTTCTTTAAGTCGTGCAAGAATTAGATTAAGAGAAAAATTAAAGGGTTATGAAGAAGAACTCCTGTCCTGATATTAATAAATTAATTGAGAATAGGTTGGATCTTTTATCCGATAATGAGAGGGGGCAAATAGAAAAACATCTTTTGAAGTGCCAAGAATGTCAGAAGAAAGTAGCAATTGAGAGTCAAATTGATAAAGCATTGTCTACGAATTATGACCCCGGTGTTATAGAAGACAAAGTATTGATGAAGTTAAAAGTGATGAAAGAAATTGAGCATAAAAATAGCTGGGTATTTTCATTTTTGACGATTTTATACGCATTTTCGGTTATCGCCTTTGTTCTTTTAGTAGGGTTTTTGTTAAATAAAATCTGGTTGGAAGCCATTCCGTATATATCAGTGGCACTCCTTAAAAGGGAAACATTGACTTTAATAAATCTGTTCTCTATCAGTTTTCTTATAGTAACTTTATTATATGGATTCCGCAAGAGTATTTGTCGATATATTTCAAACATCACTTAAAAAGCAAAAAATTTATTGATAATTATTACCAGATGACAATAATATAAATTAAATTATAGAAAAGTTATTCAATTCGCTTAAAAACAGACTACCAAAAGTAGGAATGATGAATGATAAAAATAATATTTCTTATATAGTACTAAAGTTCCTGCTAACATTAGGTCTTTTAAGTTCGATATTTCCATATATTTTTGTGTTGAAACAAGAAAAAATGATTTTGAGCGTTTGGAAAATCGCTCTTGCAGATACAATTATCTTTCAGGATGGTTATGAGGCGGGGCAAGACCCCCAGGGGAATTTCATAAACTGGGATGAAACGCCAGTGTATGGGGGAGTAGGTTCTGCAAGTGCGATTGATGATACTGTTATCCATTATGCGGGTAATCATAGTGCTCGTTTTCAGCTTACCAATGGTGCCCAGGGCGGTTGGGCATATACCAATAAGATAATTCCCTGGCCTTCGGGTAAAAAACTATGGTACAGTTGTTATCTGCGTAATGGACCAATCTCTCAATCAAATGTTACTGTTGGTGGGCTTTATTTTATGGAAGCGTATATTGTCCATCCAAGTGGTTATCGCGAGCGAGCAAATATTGAAACGCATCCTTATCAGGGATTACCTGATAGTCTGTTTATGATTAGAATGGCGTATCGGGGACGCGATGGACAGCGTCACCGTCAATATGATAATTTGCAGTTCATCAGACGTGAACAATGGTATCATATCACGATGCTTGTTGATTTAAGCGGGCAAAATCCA
This candidate division WOR-3 bacterium DNA region includes the following protein-coding sequences:
- a CDS encoding GxxExxY protein, whose product is MQNTDIKLSWLNTDGTEMKDTEDTEINHTEDTEIRRLNGIGKIEYSEYPFSELTHKIISCAIEVHKSLGPGFVESAYENALVFQLTKNGLKYERQKQIDIFYDNCKIGRHRLDLVVEEKIIVELKVVKNFCTDDTKRMLSYLKAAGLKVGLLINFAKAKIEIKRLIL
- a CDS encoding Zn-ribbon domain-containing OB-fold protein translates to MPSPRYTREMPQRYRLEANKCKKCGKIFFPPRLICSNCKSREFEKIKLSEEGKIVTYTTIRVAPDQFNTQVPYNVAIIELKDGVRLMAQVVDCKPEDMGIGKPVKLVFRKVQEEGAAGIICYGYKAILG
- a CDS encoding carboxyl transferase domain-containing protein, whose translation is MYKIESKINPNSAEFKENYEAMEQAVKTLKERLELVRKGGPDYMHKKHKERGKLFVRDRLKLLLDSDTPFLELSPLAAWDMYDNEHPSAAIITGIGVVQGREVMIVAHDATVKGGTYVPETIKKHIRAQEIAIDNRLPCIYLVDSGGIFLPLQVGTFPDRFHFGRIFYNQAIMSAMNIPQISVVMGFCTAGGAYQPAMSDEVVHVKGTGTIYIGGPPLVKAATGEVVTEEELGGADVHCRISGVSDHYAVNDEQAIEITRNIVENLGRQPKYPLERAEPKEPAYDPKELYGIIPKDLRKPFDMREVIARIVDDSEFHEFKELYGPTLVCGFARIMGYPVGILANNGVLFSESSQKGAHFIELCCVRKIPLIFLQNITGFIVGKRYEHQGIAKDGAKLVHAVANAQVPKFTVIIGGSYGAGNYGMCGRAYEPRLLFMWPTAKICVMGGEQAADVLTDIKVKALQKEGKKPTPEEIEEIRKPILAKYEYESSAYYSTARLWDDGIIDPLDTRTVLGLGIAMSLNAPIPEHKFGVFRM
- a CDS encoding T9SS type A sorting domain-containing protein codes for the protein MILSVWKIALADTIIFQDGYEAGQDPQGNFINWDETPVYGGVGSASAIDDTVIHYAGNHSARFQLTNGAQGGWAYTNKIIPWPSGKKLWYSCYLRNGPISQSNVTVGGLYFMEAYIVHPSGYRERANIETHPYQGLPDSLFMIRMAYRGRDGQRHRQYDNLQFIRREQWYHITMLVDLSGQNPFYAWWLNNNLVWYEYDTSIGNDTLAPTEFHAGACWIDWGEGNRGLVWIDNCQVADFGPGAGIESERNLSLNNFEFSLHPNPCKRTISLSLNIRKETNLAIILYDLVGREKKMILNNKLFAQGSYNIQLNFCDVPEGIYFLRITTQKQNYFEKIVILSKN
- a CDS encoding thiolase domain-containing protein produces the protein MREVAVIGIGMTKFGELWTKSLRDIFVEAALKAVDDANVDHIDAMYVGSMTPGLFVGQEHIGALMADYLGIAPIPALRVESACASGGFALRQAFIDVASGMNDIVLAGGVEKMTDGADVTYALSTAADQEYECYHGITFPGLYAMIANLYFQRYGATRRHLAMVAVKNHKNGSLNPNAQFQSEITIDDVLNATMVADPITVMDSSPVSDGAACVIVTTIDIAKKLGKPMIKIIGSGAATDTIALHQRKDILSLDAVRVAGERAYKMAGIKPSDINFAEVHDCFTIAELCIMEELGFCDRGKAYQLVEKGETALEGKIPINPSGGLKSKGHPVGATGIAQVVEVVEQLRGTAGKRQVKNAKIGLTQNMGGSGASSVVHIFKSE
- a CDS encoding hydroxymethylglutaryl-CoA synthase — encoded protein: MRSNSEKIGIIGYGSYLPRYRIKVEEIAKQWGRDPETIKKGLALKEKTVPGMDEDTITISVAAAKNALKRAEIDPKKIGAVYVGSESHPYAVKPSATVVAEVLGITPEVHIASFEFACKAGTEAMFVAYSLVKAGLMEYAMGIGADTSQGAPGDALEFSASAGGSAFIFGKEKIVVEVLDTYSWATDTPDFWRREYQFYPRHGGRFTGDPAYFKHIYNAGKGILEKTGYKPSDFKYAIFHMPNGKFPMTIGKRLGFTKEQIEPGWIVPLMGNTYSGSSPTGFSAVLDVAKPGDLILLVSFGSGAGSDAFVFKVTERINEVRDKAEKVRDMLENNRIYLTYGEYAKHRHKIIMAEH
- a CDS encoding RNA polymerase sigma factor, with product MPCGIIELVIRSRNGDEKAMAELVTEYKQLIFTIAYRLLGDYDISMDICQETFIRAFQNLAKLKNPEKFKTYLCRITRNLAYDHLKKRKMINQSSTQDYDPIELTSTKDSTAEIRKRVIIQNALEKLHPRDRLLLTLFYYQNFDIKEISEIVGISPENVKVSLSRARIRLREKLKGYEEELLS
- a CDS encoding cupin domain-containing protein yields the protein MNKITFKDIDKKLKEAWQPQDVVYVNETALRIAKIDGIYKWHTHMNEDEFFYVLKGKIFIDMENESIELKEGEGFLVKRGTRHRSRSEKPAYVLLVEPIKTKTKGEE
- a CDS encoding cyclophilin-like fold protein — translated: MKQIIIESESIGKIRVEITEENPKTAEKFLKILPIEAKANLWGEEIYFKIPIDKIEPENPRQVVKEGEIAIWIEEPSLCIFFGKTPVSNDKEIRAYSDVNVIGRVKGDCKVFREVKNGDEIKVYVSED
- a CDS encoding GxxExxY protein — its product is MQTDVLLHKELTYKIIGILFKVHKNLGCGFTEKIYQRAIELELKKEKLSYEIEKEIQIKYDGQVVGKHRLDLVVENKVIIELKSVERLPKVFREQLISQLKASPYEVGLLVNFGTPKLEYIRIVRSKDRSKSV